In Candidatus Rhabdochlamydia sp. T3358, one genomic interval encodes:
- a CDS encoding SEL1-like repeat protein: protein MRIDPSCKTICMNQASQEFLKGKLSHIPILGNIANRIQIKKAEKAKNLLGNVIKYLNNNDLQSAEKYFIKYEKCNRETIKPYEKATYEKVSLELGYRYLFGNSVEKNLDKALDSFGKAGPLRSGLADKIYSWKNRGLKPQDKYFYLAEIFIDSIKLNTKSSLKETYMREAISYYELAGKAGCIEAYLRLSPIYFYGIDIEKNIEKTVDCLEKAVKLSSSEVSCLKVEPGSSAVFFRLKEAELNHSAASSRLRTIYPQLADIHFEKEEFKKAINYYEKAAEKLHPQACKRLFEIYSQGIEGHIEASQDLAKKYLEKTITSDTTIPFIDKD, encoded by the coding sequence ATGCGAATTGATCCATCCTGTAAAACAATCTGCATGAATCAAGCATCTCAAGAATTTCTAAAAGGAAAACTATCTCACATTCCTATTTTGGGAAATATCGCAAACCGAATACAAATAAAAAAAGCGGAAAAAGCAAAGAATCTCTTAGGGAACGTCATAAAATATTTAAATAACAATGACCTTCAATCGGCTGAAAAATATTTTATTAAATATGAAAAATGTAACAGGGAAACAATTAAGCCTTATGAAAAGGCAACCTATGAGAAAGTTAGTTTAGAGTTGGGTTATAGATATCTCTTTGGGAACTCAGTAGAAAAAAATCTAGATAAAGCACTCGATTCGTTTGGGAAAGCTGGGCCTCTGCGCTCTGGCTTAGCAGACAAAATTTATTCTTGGAAAAATAGAGGGCTAAAACCTCAGGACAAGTATTTTTATCTCGCAGAGATCTTTATAGACAGTATTAAGTTAAATACAAAGTCTTCTTTAAAAGAAACATATATGCGCGAAGCAATTAGCTATTATGAACTTGCCGGGAAAGCGGGTTGCATAGAGGCCTACTTAAGACTTAGTCCTATCTATTTTTATGGTATAGATATAGAAAAAAACATAGAAAAAACAGTTGATTGTCTTGAAAAGGCTGTAAAACTTAGCTCTTCTGAAGTTTCTTGCCTTAAGGTTGAACCTGGCTCTTCTGCAGTCTTTTTTCGCCTTAAGGAGGCTGAACTTAACCATTCTGCAGCCTCTTCTCGCCTTAGGACCATATATCCTCAGTTAGCTGACATTCATTTTGAAAAAGAAGAATTTAAAAAAGCGATCAACTATTATGAAAAAGCTGCAGAAAAACTCCATCCTCAAGCTTGTAAGCGCCTGTTTGAAATATATAGCCAAGGAATAGAAGGGCATATTGAAGCCAGCCAGGATCTTGCAAAAAAATATTTAGAAAAAACCATTACCTCTGATACAACCATCCCCTTTATAGATAAAGATTAA